DNA from Podarcis muralis chromosome 13, rPodMur119.hap1.1, whole genome shotgun sequence:
TCTAAAGATTTGGCTTTGGAGAAGGAGGCCTAGATTTAAATCCAAATATAAATCCAGAATTttggctatcatgtcacctctcagtCCAGGCTAACATGTAATGTTATAAGTTATATCTGTGTCTTGGtatcctcctctccccaccccttatgATGAAGGAAAAGGTCTTTAAAGTCTCTATTTAACTGCTGAGAGAGCtgaaactttcccccctttctcccccctcccctcttccccaccccagtgcCCTCCAACAACCATCTACAGCACCTCTTACGGGACGCAGCCTCAATACTCACAGCCCCCCCGCCTGGCTCCTCACAGCACCCAGGAACAGCAGGCGAAGCCTTACCCCAAGCCTATCTACTCCTACAGGTGAGAAGGACCACACTTTGCCCAGGCACACCTGCCCGTCTTATCCCCAGAGAACTCTGTGCCCCAAACTCAGCAACTACAGCTGAAGTGAGTTGCTGTTCCGAAGGGCTTCCAGGTCTGGGGCTTAATTTGGGAATGAACACACTTAAACCTCATGTGTCTTTAATTTGCATAGTCCCAACAGGCCAGCCTTTAACAGCGCAAGGTTGAAACTGCACCAGTTAAATTAATGTAAGGTGCAACTGTACTGTAATTAGTGACAgagtttctttttcctctttctcttatTGGATTTTCCCCACTAAGGATCAATCCAGCTAAagagaaacaaacaacaaacaagccCCACATGCTGATGCCAGCCGGGTTGTGTGGGTGTTGCAGAACTGCAGCATCCGCAAACAGCACCCATCCCACAGTAAACATCCTCTGTCATTCTCACTTCTCCATCATAAATGAGAAAAGAACTTTACGCTGTGAAAAAATTGCAAAACAATCCTTAACTGGACCTAAGTCCTGTAAATGCAGAAGGGATGGCTCGTGGGAGGGGGCTTACTGTGCCCTGGAGGTACTGAAATGGGGAGAGATTACTCCGAGGAACGgtctgcaaaagggggggggggaacgttcTGCACCACCAGAACAAGAGTGCTGGGCTAAGACCTGGGAGGCCAAGGTTCAAGtttcccccctcagccatgaagctcactgggtgaccttggggccacTCGCTGTCTCTCAGTGTAAGCCTCCCTCACTAGGTGGTTGTGAGGTTAAAGTGAagaggagagaaccatgtactccAACCTTTTTGCTCCTTGGATtagaaggtggaatataaatggaaGCAGCAACAAGAACAGGAAGGCAGGGAGGAAACTCTGACTTCTCCTCTTCCTTGCAGCTGCTTGATTGCCATGGCCCTGAAAAACAGCAAGACGGGCAGCCTCCCCGTCAGCGAGATCTACAGCTTTATGAAGGAGCACTTCCCCTATTTCAAGGTGAGAGAGGCAGGGCTTGCCTTGCAGCTGACATGGagaactgcagaggcagagcagagccatcctggctgataGGCATTGAATTTGCCCCATCCTCTTGTAAAGCATCCAAGTTGGTcactatcactgcctcctgtgggagggagttccacagtctgtcTCCATGATAAAGTCCTTTATTTGATCTGTCTTCAGTCTCCCAGTATTTAACTTCATAGGGTGTCCATGAATTCTAgtcttatgagagagggagaaaacttttTCTCTGTCAGCTTTCTCAACACcacgcataattttataaacttctatcattcttactcaccttttctctaaactaaaaggtcCTTGCTGCAACCTTTGTTCACGTAGGACCCATTTGGGTCCCATAGCAATGATGTTGCCCCATGGAAGTGCTCGCTGGTGCTTTGCCTTTGAAGGGCACAATCCCAGCCCTGGACAcagggcttttcttcttcttaaatgacCTGAGGAAGTGGCCTTGCTCCCTTTTGCAGACAGCGCCCGATGGGTGGAAGAACTCCGTCCGCCACAACCTGTCCCTCAACAAATGCTTTGAGAAGGTGGAGAATAAGATGAGCGGCACGTCCCGCAAAGGCTGCCTGTGGGCCCTCAACCCCGCCAAGATAGACAAGATGGAAGAGGAGATGCAAAAGTGGAAGAGGAAAGACCTGGCAGCCATTCTCCGGAGCATGGCCAACCCAGGTGAGCAGCAGGCCGGCACCTGGCTAGGAGGCTCCTGGGGGAGAAACGGCAAAATCACCGGATGTGGCTGCCGCACCCCTGCAGGGGAGGAGATGCACGGAGGGTGATGCCCACGGACATGGAGGCTGCTCCCCCCACACAGACGGCAGCTCGTTTAGCTGgtctcttaatttttttaaagcttatGTCTGCTTTTCCTCCCAGGCACTTGAGGCCATGCACAGGGCTCCCAATTTTATGCTATGTTGGTATCTATTTATATGCCGCCTTTCAGCGCTTTAAGTGTATtgcgtgaatgtggccttagtgcTGTGAAAGGATATAATTTCTATATTTTCTTGAGCTGTGGGCCCCTTCTGAGGGACTTTACTCCCCACGCATCAATGGCAATCTCCCCTTGCAGAGGAGCTGGACAAGCTCATCACAGACCGACCCGAGAGCTGCAGGCGGCTGAGCAAGCAGTCTGAGGGGGACGGTTCCACGCGGAGCCACATGGCGGCAGCCGCAGGGCGCATCTCACACTTGCAGCCCCAGCCGGTCATGACACTCGCCCTGCAGTCCCTCCCGCTGCACCACCAGATCCAGACGCAAGCGTGCATGACTCCAGATTCGCCTGCTCCTGCGCAGACCCCTCCCTTGCACCCGCTGCACGCTCTTGGCCAGAGTCCCCTTCCTCAGCATCCGATGAGCCGTGCCCCAGACTTCCTCAGCGTGATGACCGACATGAACGCAGAGGTGGATGCCCTTGACCCCAGCATCATGGACTTTGCACtacaaggtaaggggaagagttGGGGGGTGGAGATGACTGCTGGATGGCAGGGATtctccagctgtgattcctgccttgcggagggttggactaggtgagccttggggtcccttccaactctatcattctttAATGTGGGATTTGAACTCAGCTGTGGAGGGGTCCAAGTGGGGATCTAGGTAGGTCCTCATGAGGTTTGAGATGGGGATCACTCATGGGCCTTCCTTAGGACAGCTGGCTGGTTCCATCCTGGAGGGAGATGGGCCTCTTCTCACTAGAGCCAATGTGATTGTGGACAACTGGTGCGTTTCGCAATCCTCCTCTCTTGCACCTTCCACCTTCTCAAAGCTGAACTGTCACCAATCTTCACTGCTCTGTTGTTGTCCCTATTATGAAAAGGTAACATCTGGGAAGAGATGAAAGACGAGAGCTTCACCTTGGAGAGCCTGGGTGCTTTCAGCAACTCTTCTCTGGCCCTCTCTGACTGCGACCTGGCCCCCGCTGGGCTCACCCCTGCCTCCAGCAACAACACCGACCACCCCTCCTTTTCAGACTTGCAAGTGACAGGCCTCTACACAACATACACAACGCTGGACCCCATCTCTGCCACTCAGTACATCAGCGCCCAAGGAAACAAGCCTATCGCCCTTCTCTGAAAGAGCCATTCCCGTCCCTTGAGCCTGACTGAGAAACAGAGAAGCCCAGTTCCTTCTGGGGGTGCTTTGAGCCTGCAAAATTATCTCAATTGGGGAGGAGAACATGCCTTGCTGCTCCTTCAAGCATCCCAAGCAAGAGATTTTGGTGAGATGCATCGTCTTGAAGACACCATCTGATGTGAGGGGATCCTGGTGTGCTCCAAGGCAAGCTGCAAAATTTCAGCAaagccccccccaccccaacccgcTGGTGCTTGGGCTGTTCTGAAGCCCATTAGGGTTGCTCTGTCATTTGTGACAGTCCAAGCCGCAACTGGCTGAGCTTTCTATCACTAGTTGCAACTGTGTGCCCCCAGCTCCACTCTGGGGCCTGCGGGTGGTTCCTCCCCAGACCTTCTTCCCCAGTTCCCAGAGGCTTCACTTCCATTAGTGATCCCCCTGCCTCTTGACCAGCCTCTCTTCTCTTCAGGCAAAAGGGGGcgaatctcccctcccctctgtccATCTCAAGCCACACCATCCAGctaccctccctccctgcaggctGTGGACCCTTCCTTCggctctcccttcccttccctccagcATCCTCCCTCTGCCCAGTCTTCAGCCATCCCTTCTGGGAAGCCCCTGAGCAGCTGCCAGATGGTCTCAGTCTAGTCCAGGCCATGGGCAGCAGAGTCTTCCGAGGTGCCAGGAAGGCTCTGCCTCTCGAGGGAGGAGGGTGGCTCGTGTTCCCTGGTAGAGAAGGTCTCAGCTCAGCCCTCACCAAAAGCTGTGCCCTCCAGCCTCGGCCCCACCTG
Protein-coding regions in this window:
- the FOXN4 gene encoding forkhead box protein N4 isoform X3, which translates into the protein MIESDINSVMSGLIRNSGQSHHPSPQEYRLLASDPSQLGEDDLPGDLQSLSWLTSVDVPRLQQMASERMDFGLSSHNAVLQQTAGSMPGNLHATAGTPGAMIHIQASLPQGILGGLNTVSSHGANISQYVVGGQLSPSLQAQAAPLFPPLPRHVQQVFTIAQHAQQCPPTTIYSTSYGTQPQYSQPPRLAPHSTQEQQAKPYPKPIYSYSCLIAMALKNSKTGSLPVSEIYSFMKEHFPYFKTAPDGWKNSVRHNLSLNKCFEKVENKMSGTSRKGCLWALNPAKIDKMEEEMQKWKRKDLAAILRSMANPEELDKLITDRPESCRRLSKQSEGDGSTRSHMAAAAGRISHLQPQPVMTLALQSLPLHHQIQTQACMTPDSPAPAQTPPLHPLHALGQSPLPQHPMSRAPDFLSVMTDMNAEVDALDPSIMDFALQGNIWEEMKDESFTLESLGAFSNSSLALSDCDLAPAGLTPASSNNTDHPSFSDLQVTGLYTTYTTLDPISATQYISAQGNKPIALL
- the FOXN4 gene encoding forkhead box protein N4 isoform X1; the protein is MIESDINSVMSGLIRNSGQSHHPSPQEYRLLASDPSQLGEDDLPGDLQSLSWLTSVDVPRLQQMASERMDFGLSSHNAVLQQTAGSMPGNLHATAGTPGAMIHIQASLPQGILGGLNTVSSHGANQISQYVVGGQLSPSLQAQAAPLFPPLPRHVQQVFTIAQHAQQCPPTTIYSTSYGTQPQYSQPPRLAPHSTQEQQAKPYPKPIYSYSCLIAMALKNSKTGSLPVSEIYSFMKEHFPYFKTAPDGWKNSVRHNLSLNKCFEKVENKMSGTSRKGCLWALNPAKIDKMEEEMQKWKRKDLAAILRSMANPEELDKLITDRPESCRRLSKQSEGDGSTRSHMAAAAGRISHLQPQPVMTLALQSLPLHHQIQTQACMTPDSPAPAQTPPLHPLHALGQSPLPQHPMSRAPDFLSVMTDMNAEVDALDPSIMDFALQGNIWEEMKDESFTLESLGAFSNSSLALSDCDLAPAGLTPASSNNTDHPSFSDLQVTGLYTTYTTLDPISATQYISAQGNKPIALL
- the FOXN4 gene encoding forkhead box protein N4 isoform X4, whose amino-acid sequence is MIESDINSVMSGLIRNSGQSHHPSPQEYRLLASDPSQLGEDDLPGDLQSLSWLTSVDVPRLQQMASERMDFGLSSHNAVLQQTGSMPGNLHATAGTPGAMIHIQASLPQGILGGLNTVSSHGANISQYVVGGQLSPSLQAQAAPLFPPLPRHVQQVFTIAQHAQQCPPTTIYSTSYGTQPQYSQPPRLAPHSTQEQQAKPYPKPIYSYSCLIAMALKNSKTGSLPVSEIYSFMKEHFPYFKTAPDGWKNSVRHNLSLNKCFEKVENKMSGTSRKGCLWALNPAKIDKMEEEMQKWKRKDLAAILRSMANPEELDKLITDRPESCRRLSKQSEGDGSTRSHMAAAAGRISHLQPQPVMTLALQSLPLHHQIQTQACMTPDSPAPAQTPPLHPLHALGQSPLPQHPMSRAPDFLSVMTDMNAEVDALDPSIMDFALQGNIWEEMKDESFTLESLGAFSNSSLALSDCDLAPAGLTPASSNNTDHPSFSDLQVTGLYTTYTTLDPISATQYISAQGNKPIALL
- the FOXN4 gene encoding forkhead box protein N4 isoform X2; the encoded protein is MIESDINSVMSGLIRNSGQSHHPSPQEYRLLASDPSQLGEDDLPGDLQSLSWLTSVDVPRLQQMASERMDFGLSSHNAVLQQTGSMPGNLHATAGTPGAMIHIQASLPQGILGGLNTVSSHGANQISQYVVGGQLSPSLQAQAAPLFPPLPRHVQQVFTIAQHAQQCPPTTIYSTSYGTQPQYSQPPRLAPHSTQEQQAKPYPKPIYSYSCLIAMALKNSKTGSLPVSEIYSFMKEHFPYFKTAPDGWKNSVRHNLSLNKCFEKVENKMSGTSRKGCLWALNPAKIDKMEEEMQKWKRKDLAAILRSMANPEELDKLITDRPESCRRLSKQSEGDGSTRSHMAAAAGRISHLQPQPVMTLALQSLPLHHQIQTQACMTPDSPAPAQTPPLHPLHALGQSPLPQHPMSRAPDFLSVMTDMNAEVDALDPSIMDFALQGNIWEEMKDESFTLESLGAFSNSSLALSDCDLAPAGLTPASSNNTDHPSFSDLQVTGLYTTYTTLDPISATQYISAQGNKPIALL